The Fragaria vesca subsp. vesca linkage group LG2, FraVesHawaii_1.0, whole genome shotgun sequence genome includes a window with the following:
- the LOC101310291 gene encoding putative receptor protein kinase ZmPK1-like has protein sequence MPITSKVDVYSYGIVVLEMLTGKNPTESNLQSVEGGGETHKKMMAQWVMEKMNGALANAETKMGGENEKGKLEILVKVALQCIEEDRNARPSMSRVVEMLLHHQFQG, from the coding sequence ATGCCCATCACTTCGAAGGTGGATGTCTACAGTTATGGAATTGTTGTGCTAGAAATGCTCACCGGGAAGAACCCAACTGAAAGCAATCTTCAATCGGTTGAAGGTGGAGGAGAGACACACAAGAAGATGATGGCACAATGGGTGATGGAAAAAATGAATGGAGCATTAGCAAATGCAGAGACCAAAATGGGAGGTGAAAATGAAAAGGGTAAGCTGGAAATTCTTGTTAAAGTGGCGCTCCAGTGTATAGAGGAAGACAGAAATGCAAGACCCTCTATGAGTCGAGTAGTTGAGATGCTTCTACATCATCAATTTCAGGGGTGA
- the LOC101291984 gene encoding putative receptor protein kinase ZmPK1-like: MVQMLSSTKFMDRVPFHCLVLVLALLFPFKSSAAFNLSMGSSLSVENPAQTLMSPDAVFTAGFFPVGENAFCFGIWFSEPTTSTDNLTVVWIANREEPVNGQRSKLTLHKNGNLILSDIDRYTVWSSDTASNSSAHLHLRNTGNLVLLEEHGVVLWESFASLTDTLLPQQPLTRSTQLISSRSLTNYSSGFYSFYFDNDNTLRILYNGPEVSSIYWPDPWLLSYQAGRSTYNNTRIAVFDSLGNFSSSDNFTCKSVCLDLCNCTGFHHKFGGGQYQCYPKYQMRNGYRSPAFDGELYVKLPKGLLNATYKDSKMCSAKLTAQLDRTYERSNPSGSIQFMLKFASAVGGLEVICIFVVWFFVTRRSSGDKKDSELEALAQGYLQTASGFRRFTYSELKKATKGFKEEIGRGGGGVVYKGVLSDQRVAAIKQLNDCNQGEAEFLAEVSLLGKLYHMNLIEMWGYCVEDKHRLLVYEYMEHSSLAKVLSSKVLDWKKRYDIALGTAKGLAYLHEECLEWVLHCDVKPQNILLDSYYNPKVADFGLSKLLNRSENTNSDFSKIRGTRGYMAPEWVHNMPITSKVDVYSYGIVVLEMLTGKNPTETNLQSVEGGGETHKKMMVQWVTEKMNGAFANAETKMGGKNEKGKLEILVKVALQCIEEDRNARPSMSRVVEMLLHHQFQG, translated from the exons ATGGTGCAAATGTTGAGTTCAACCAAATTCATGGACAGGGTTCCATTTCATTGCCTTGTTCTTGTTTTGGCACTTCTTTTTCCATTCAAATCATCTGCAGCTTTTAATTTGAGCATGGGATCCTCTCTTTCAGTAGAAAATCCAGCTCAAACTTTGATGTCGCCGGACGCCGTATTTACCGCTGGCTTTTTTCCGGTCGGCGAAAACGCGTTTTGCTTTGGAATATGGTTCTCGGAGCCAACAACCAGTACAGACAACCTCACCGTGGTGTGGATAGCAAATCGTGAGGAGCCGGTAAATGGTCAACGCTCCAAGCTCACCCTGCACAAAAATGGAAACCTTATCCTTTCCGACATCGACCGATACACCGTGTGGTCCTCCGACACAGCTTCAAACTCATCGGCCCACTTGCACCTCAGAAACACCGGCAATCTAGTTCTTCTCGAAGAGCACGGCGTCGTGTTGTGGGAAAGCTTTGCTTCGCTGACGGACACGCTTTTGCCTCAGCAACCGCTCACAAGAAGCACACAGCTCATTTCTTCAAGAAGCCTCACCAACTATTCCTCCGGCTTCTACTCGTTTTACTTCGACAACGACAACACTCTTCGTATACTCTACAATGGCCCCGAGGTTTCGAGCATTTACTGGCCCGATCCATGGCTTCTGAGTTATCAAGCAGGAAGATCCACATACAACAACACTCGAATTGCAGTTTTTGACAGCTTGGGAAATTTTAGCTCATCTGATAATTTTACC TGCAAAAGTGTGTGCCTGGACTTGTGCAACTGTACTGGATTCCACCACAAATTTGGTGGCGGTCAGTATCAGTGTTATCCCAAGTATCAAATGCGAAATGGCTACCGCTCGCCTGCTTTCGATGGGGAGCTGTATGTGAAGCTACCAAAAGGCCTCCTCAATGCTACTTATAAGGATTCCAAAATGTGCTCAGCTAAACTTACAGCACAACTTGACAGAACATATGAAAGAAGCAATCCCAGTGGATCGATCCAGTTTATGCTTAAATTCGCATCGGCCGTGGGAGGACTAGAGGTCATTTGCATCTTTGTTGTGTGGTTTTTTGTAACGAGAAGAAGCAGCGGGGATAAAAAAGATTCAGAATTAGAAGCACTAGCTCAAGGCTACCTTCAAACTGCCAGTGGATTCCGAAGGTTTACTTACTCCGAGTTGAAGAAGGCCACAAAAGGATTCAAGGAAGAGATTGGAAGAGGAGGAGGAGGAGTTGTGTACAAAGGCGTGTTGTCTGATCAGCGAGTTGCAGCGATTAAGCAACTGAATGATTGTAATCAAGGAGAAGCTGAGTTCCTTGCAGAAGTAAGCCTTCTTGGTAAGCTTTACCATATGAACTTGATAGAGATGTGGGGTTATTGCGTGGAAGACAAGCATAGGCTTCTGGTGTACGAGTACATGGAGCATAGTTCCTTGGCAAAAGTTTTGTCTTCCAAAGTGCTTGATTGGAAGAAGAGGTATGACATTGCTCTTGGCACAGCAAAAGGACTGGCTTATCTTCATGAAGAGTGCTTGGAATGGGTTTTACACTGTGATGTGAAGCCTCAGAACATACTCTTGGACTCCTATTACAATCCCAAGGTAGCAGATTTTGGGTTGTCCAAGCTATTAAACAGAAGCGAGAACACCAACTCAGACTTCTCGAAGATTAGAGGAACCAGAGGTTACATGGCTCCAGAGTGGGTGCACAACATGCCCATCACTTCGAAGGTGGATGTCTACAGTTATGGCATTGTTGTACTGGAAATGCTCACCGGGAAGAACCCAACTGAAACCAATCTTCAATCGGTTGAAGGTGGAGGAGAGACACACAAGAAGATGATGGTACAATGGGTGACGGAAAAAATGAATGGAGCGTTTGCAAATGCAGAGACCAAAATGGGAGGTAAAAATGAAAAGGGTAAGCTGGAAATTCTTGTTAAAGTGGCGCTCCAGTGTATAGAGGAAGACAGAAATGCAAGACCCTCTATGAGTCGAGTAGTTGAGATGCTTCTGCATCATCAATTTCAGGGGTGA